The following proteins are co-located in the Bacillus pumilus genome:
- a CDS encoding gluconeogenesis factor YvcK family protein, which produces MTTLPKVVILGGGTGLSVLLRGLKTKPVDITAIVTVADDGGSSGRLRHDLNIPPPGDIRNVLAALSDVEPLVEDLFQHRFNKGNDLTGHSLGNLILAAMTNITGDFFHAVTEMSKVLNVRGKVLPAANSSVVLHAELENGQVVTGESKIPTYGERIKRVFLTPNTIEPLQDSIQVIREADLIVIGPGSLYTSILPNLLVPHIGEEVIRSKAKKVYICNVMTQPGETLSYSAADHVQALNDHMDRPFIDIIFVNNKEIPEEIKAKYAEEQAQPVQFDTDVLKAMGLEVIPGEIITYDQHVIRHDTLKVASLLVDLLHQKK; this is translated from the coding sequence ATGACGACACTACCAAAGGTTGTCATTCTCGGCGGCGGTACTGGCTTATCTGTATTGCTCAGAGGGCTAAAAACAAAACCAGTGGATATTACCGCCATTGTAACGGTTGCTGATGATGGGGGCAGCTCAGGCAGACTGCGCCATGATTTGAATATTCCGCCTCCAGGCGATATTCGAAATGTACTTGCGGCACTCTCTGATGTTGAACCGCTTGTAGAAGATTTATTTCAGCACCGTTTTAACAAAGGGAATGACTTAACAGGCCACTCTCTCGGCAACCTCATTCTTGCGGCTATGACAAATATAACCGGTGATTTTTTTCATGCCGTCACAGAAATGAGCAAGGTCTTAAATGTGAGAGGAAAAGTATTGCCAGCAGCGAATTCAAGTGTTGTTCTTCACGCGGAATTAGAAAATGGGCAAGTGGTGACTGGAGAATCTAAAATCCCAACCTATGGGGAAAGGATTAAACGAGTGTTCCTCACACCAAATACGATTGAGCCGCTCCAAGATTCCATTCAAGTCATCCGTGAAGCTGATTTGATCGTCATTGGACCTGGCAGCTTATATACGAGTATTTTGCCGAACTTGCTTGTACCGCATATTGGAGAAGAAGTGATTCGCTCTAAGGCGAAAAAAGTGTATATTTGTAATGTCATGACGCAGCCGGGGGAAACGCTTTCCTACAGTGCAGCTGATCATGTGCAGGCATTAAACGATCATATGGATCGACCGTTCATTGATATCATTTTTGTGAACAATAAAGAAATTCCAGAAGAAATCAAAGCAAAATATGCAGAAGAACAGGCGCAGCCTGTACAGTTCGACACCGATGTACTCAAAGCAATGGGTCTGGAAGTCATCCCTGGAGAAATCATTACATATGACCAACATGTGATTCGTCACGACACGCTCAAGGTGGCCTCACTGCTCGTCGACCTGCTGCATCAGAAAAAATAG
- a CDS encoding 2-hydroxyacid dehydrogenase has protein sequence MTPHIFVAKPLPASFEKILKEHCTYEVWQSKDPIPRDILFEKLQHADGLLTSGTKIDQELLDHSPKLKVVSNNSVGYDNFDIEAMKQRGVIGTHTPHTLDHTVADLAFSLILSSARRITELDRFIREGKWTKFVQEEDIFGIDVHHQTLGIIGMGRIGEQVAKRAALGFDMNVLYHNRSRNEKAESAYGAVYCALDDLLKQADIIVLITPLTEETYHMMGEREFKLMKQTALFVNISRGKTVDEQSLIQALQEGWIKGAGLDVYEQEPLQEDHPFKEMNQVTLAPHIGSATETTRDLMLKRAIHNVIHGIDGKAPVDVVKELATT, from the coding sequence GTGACACCACATATTTTTGTCGCCAAACCCTTACCTGCCTCTTTTGAGAAAATACTAAAGGAACATTGTACATACGAGGTGTGGCAATCAAAGGACCCCATTCCAAGAGATATTTTGTTTGAGAAGCTGCAACATGCTGATGGCCTTTTGACGTCTGGAACGAAAATCGATCAGGAGCTATTAGATCACTCACCAAAACTCAAGGTGGTGAGCAATAACTCGGTCGGCTATGACAACTTTGATATAGAAGCCATGAAACAAAGAGGGGTGATCGGCACGCACACTCCTCATACACTTGATCATACCGTCGCTGATCTCGCCTTTTCGCTCATTCTCTCCTCGGCGAGAAGAATCACCGAGCTTGATCGTTTTATCCGCGAGGGGAAATGGACGAAATTTGTACAGGAAGAAGATATATTTGGCATTGATGTTCATCATCAAACGCTCGGCATTATTGGCATGGGCCGTATCGGGGAGCAAGTAGCCAAACGGGCAGCACTTGGTTTTGATATGAACGTCCTCTATCATAACCGGAGCCGGAATGAAAAGGCTGAATCGGCGTATGGCGCTGTGTATTGCGCACTTGATGACCTGCTGAAGCAAGCCGATATCATTGTCTTGATCACACCGCTAACCGAAGAAACGTATCATATGATGGGGGAACGAGAATTTAAGTTAATGAAGCAGACAGCTTTATTCGTGAACATCTCCCGCGGAAAAACAGTGGATGAGCAAAGTCTGATTCAAGCGCTTCAGGAGGGATGGATCAAAGGGGCAGGTCTTGATGTGTATGAGCAAGAACCGCTCCAGGAAGATCATCCATTCAAAGAGATGAACCAGGTTACTCTTGCCCCTCACATCGGTTCCGCTACTGAAACAACAAGAGATCTCATGCTAAAACGAGCCATTCATAATGTGATTCACGGAATTGATGGCAAGGCCCCTGTTGATGTTGTGAAGGAGCTTGCCACAACTTAA
- a CDS encoding beta-class carbonic anhydrase has product MGSKLEEILQHNSEFVNERHYEPYKAGKFPEKKLVILTCMDTRLLELLPQSMGLRNGDAKIIKNAGAIVTHPFGSVMRSILLAIYELKAEEVCIVGHHECGMAGLAAEPLLEKAKARGIEEKCLSIVKNSGVDLKGWLTGFDSVEESVSQSVKLVKEHPLMPSDVAVHGLVIHPATGKLDVVVKDKQIDPQYT; this is encoded by the coding sequence ATGGGATCAAAATTAGAAGAGATTCTTCAGCACAATTCAGAGTTTGTAAATGAGAGACATTATGAGCCTTACAAAGCGGGGAAATTTCCTGAAAAGAAACTGGTCATTTTAACTTGTATGGATACACGTCTTTTGGAACTGTTACCGCAATCCATGGGGCTGCGTAACGGTGATGCCAAAATCATTAAAAACGCCGGAGCCATCGTTACACATCCGTTCGGCAGTGTGATGCGGAGTATTTTACTAGCCATCTATGAGCTGAAAGCAGAGGAAGTGTGCATTGTGGGACATCATGAATGCGGAATGGCAGGTCTTGCGGCAGAGCCTTTACTTGAAAAGGCCAAAGCACGCGGAATTGAAGAGAAATGTTTGAGCATTGTGAAAAACTCAGGGGTTGATTTAAAGGGCTGGCTGACAGGCTTTGATTCGGTTGAAGAGAGCGTGTCCCAAAGCGTGAAATTAGTCAAAGAGCATCCGCTGATGCCAAGTGATGTGGCTGTTCATGGACTAGTGATTCATCCAGCAACAGGAAAGCTGGATGTCGTTGTAAAAGACAAACAGATCGATCCACAGTATACCTAG
- the nikA gene encoding nickel ABC transporter substrate-binding protein: MNDQAVYIKKKYEKKHPYVTYTLMLFSVMACFLLASCSENKASSRLHDREEDELVYASTKDIRDINPHLYGGEMAAQNMVFESLVVNTDKGVQPALAKSWDISKDGKTYTFHLRKDVTFSDGEPFNAKAVKMNIDAVVKNIEKNAWLNLVSEIKSTKAVDEHTFVLTLKEPYYPTLEELGLTRPFRFISPKSFVDGTTAKGVKEYAGTGPYVLKEHKKNQYAVFEVNDHYWGEKPKISTVKWKVMPDHQTILLALQKGEIDLLFGADGDMIDGDSFQALKEAGQYGVTVSPPVGSRSIVINSNQPVTKDPKVREAFQYAIQKEMITEGILNGTEQVAHTLLASSVPYADIPLKKKTYQKKKAEALLDEAGWKLKEDGYRYQKDKPLSVTIYYNSDNAGERTISESIQHDFKQVGIKLDIRGEEKQAFLDRQKTGKFDLMYSLSWGLPYDPQTYVSSFRVASHADYQAQLGLKKKKWLDETITKVLVEPDEQKRKQMYREILTYIHDENVYIPISYSVTKAVYNKRLKGVGFHVSQYEIPFDRLYFSS, encoded by the coding sequence ATGAATGATCAAGCTGTTTACATAAAGAAGAAATATGAGAAAAAGCATCCCTATGTGACATATACCTTGATGCTGTTTTCAGTCATGGCTTGTTTTTTATTGGCATCATGCTCTGAAAATAAGGCATCTTCCCGCTTACATGACCGAGAAGAAGATGAGCTAGTGTATGCAAGTACAAAAGATATAAGGGACATTAATCCCCATCTATATGGCGGAGAGATGGCCGCTCAAAATATGGTATTTGAATCGCTTGTCGTCAATACAGACAAAGGAGTTCAACCAGCGCTAGCTAAAAGCTGGGACATATCAAAAGATGGAAAGACCTACACCTTTCACCTTCGAAAAGACGTGACTTTTTCAGATGGTGAGCCGTTTAATGCGAAGGCAGTGAAAATGAATATTGATGCAGTTGTCAAAAATATTGAAAAGAACGCTTGGCTCAATCTCGTATCAGAAATCAAATCCACAAAGGCTGTAGATGAACATACATTTGTTCTCACGTTGAAAGAACCTTATTACCCAACGTTAGAAGAGCTAGGCTTAACTCGCCCCTTCCGTTTTATTTCTCCAAAAAGCTTCGTTGATGGGACCACAGCAAAAGGAGTCAAAGAGTATGCAGGGACAGGTCCTTATGTGTTAAAGGAACATAAAAAAAATCAATACGCCGTGTTTGAAGTAAATGATCACTATTGGGGGGAAAAGCCCAAGATTTCAACAGTGAAGTGGAAGGTCATGCCGGATCATCAAACGATTTTACTTGCGCTCCAAAAAGGAGAGATTGATCTCTTATTTGGAGCAGATGGTGACATGATCGACGGAGACTCATTTCAGGCGTTAAAGGAAGCGGGCCAATACGGTGTGACCGTGAGTCCTCCTGTTGGTTCAAGATCTATTGTGATCAACTCCAATCAACCAGTCACAAAAGATCCAAAAGTAAGAGAAGCATTTCAATACGCCATTCAAAAAGAAATGATTACAGAAGGGATTTTAAATGGAACGGAACAAGTAGCACACACGCTGCTTGCCTCATCAGTCCCTTATGCAGATATCCCGCTTAAAAAGAAAACCTATCAAAAAAAGAAAGCAGAGGCATTACTGGATGAGGCAGGCTGGAAGCTAAAAGAAGACGGCTATCGCTATCAAAAAGACAAACCACTAAGCGTGACCATTTATTATAATTCGGATAATGCAGGCGAAAGAACGATTAGTGAATCGATTCAACATGACTTCAAGCAGGTTGGGATCAAGCTGGATATTAGAGGAGAAGAAAAACAGGCGTTTTTAGATCGTCAAAAAACAGGAAAGTTTGATCTGATGTACTCTCTATCGTGGGGACTTCCTTATGATCCACAAACTTACGTCTCTTCATTCCGTGTTGCATCTCATGCTGATTATCAAGCCCAATTAGGCTTGAAAAAGAAAAAGTGGCTAGATGAGACAATTACGAAGGTATTGGTGGAACCAGATGAGCAAAAGAGAAAACAAATGTACCGAGAAATTTTGACGTATATTCATGATGAAAATGTCTACATCCCAATCTCTTACTCTGTGACAAAGGCCGTTTATAATAAGCGCCTTAAAGGTGTAGGTTTTCATGTATCACAGTATGAGATTCCCTTTGACCGATTGTATTTTTCGTCTTAA
- a CDS encoding HPr family phosphocarrier protein, with the protein MVEKTVTIQLKTGLQARPAALFVQEANRFGADIFLEKDGKKVNAKSIMGLMSLAISSGITVKLIADGADEQEAIDALTDFINQEN; encoded by the coding sequence ATGGTGGAAAAAACGGTCACAATCCAGCTGAAAACAGGTTTACAGGCACGTCCAGCTGCTTTATTCGTACAAGAAGCCAATCGCTTTGGTGCGGATATTTTTCTAGAGAAAGATGGGAAAAAGGTCAATGCGAAGAGCATTATGGGTCTCATGAGTCTTGCGATCAGCTCTGGAATCACTGTCAAACTGATTGCAGATGGTGCGGATGAACAGGAAGCCATTGATGCGTTAACGGATTTTATCAATCAAGAAAACTGA
- a CDS encoding ribonuclease, producing MKKISSIFTMFALIAAILFSGFIPQQAQAATPLTPTATNEPASIQLASDLRTLAVINTFDGVADYLIRYKRLPDNYITKSQASALGWVASKGNLAEVAPGKSIGGDVFSNREGRLPSASGRTWREADINYVSGFRNADRLVYSSDWLIYKTTDHYATFTRIR from the coding sequence ATGAAAAAAATAAGTTCGATTTTTACTATGTTCGCTCTGATCGCTGCTATTCTGTTTTCTGGATTTATCCCGCAGCAAGCTCAAGCAGCAACACCTCTTACACCAACAGCCACGAATGAACCTGCTTCCATTCAACTTGCATCAGATTTGCGTACCCTTGCCGTCATTAATACATTTGATGGGGTAGCAGATTATTTAATTCGCTACAAACGACTACCTGATAATTACATCACAAAATCACAAGCAAGTGCTCTTGGATGGGTTGCATCGAAGGGAAATCTAGCGGAGGTTGCGCCAGGCAAAAGCATCGGTGGAGATGTTTTCTCTAACCGGGAGGGACGTCTTCCTTCAGCCAGCGGCCGAACATGGCGTGAGGCAGATATCAACTACGTCTCCGGCTTCCGTAATGCTGACCGCCTCGTGTATTCAAGTGACTGGCTCATCTACAAAACAACGGACCACTATGCGACATTTACACGTATTCGTTAG
- the rapZ gene encoding RNase adapter RapZ — MNTHKQDDIQLVIITGMSGAGKTVAIQSFEDLGYFCVDNLPPSLLPKFLELMKESNSKMSKVALVMDLRGREFFDSLVAALDEMNDIGWITPRILFLDANDKVLVSRYKETRRSHPLATTGLPLEGIAMERELLEELKGRSQMIFDTSDLKPKQLREKIVTHFATNQGQVFTVNVMSFGFKYGLPIDADLVFDVRFLPNPYYIESMRPQTGNDEEVRSYVMKWSETQRFTEKLIDLLSFMLPSYKREGKSQLVIAIGCTGGQHRSVTLANYLAEYFKNDYYTHVTHRDIEKRSRK, encoded by the coding sequence ATGAATACGCACAAACAAGATGATATTCAGCTTGTGATTATTACAGGAATGTCAGGTGCAGGGAAAACCGTTGCCATTCAAAGCTTTGAAGACTTAGGTTACTTCTGTGTGGATAACTTACCACCATCACTTTTACCGAAGTTTCTAGAGCTTATGAAGGAATCGAATTCAAAGATGAGCAAGGTGGCTCTTGTGATGGATTTGCGCGGCCGCGAATTCTTTGATAGCTTAGTTGCTGCCTTAGATGAAATGAATGATATCGGCTGGATCACACCAAGGATTCTATTTTTAGATGCAAACGATAAGGTGCTTGTCTCAAGATACAAAGAAACGAGACGTTCGCATCCCCTTGCAACAACAGGACTGCCGCTCGAAGGTATTGCAATGGAGCGCGAGCTGTTAGAGGAGTTAAAAGGCCGATCTCAAATGATTTTTGACACATCGGATCTGAAACCAAAACAGCTTCGAGAAAAAATTGTCACACACTTTGCCACCAATCAAGGGCAGGTGTTTACAGTGAATGTGATGTCATTTGGCTTTAAATATGGTCTGCCGATTGATGCTGATCTTGTATTTGATGTGAGATTCCTACCGAACCCTTACTATATTGAGAGCATGCGTCCACAGACTGGAAACGATGAAGAAGTGCGCTCCTATGTGATGAAATGGAGTGAAACGCAAAGGTTCACAGAGAAATTAATCGATCTTCTCAGCTTTATGCTTCCGTCCTATAAACGAGAAGGAAAAAGCCAGCTTGTGATCGCCATTGGCTGTACGGGCGGCCAGCATCGATCTGTGACGCTCGCTAACTATTTAGCGGAGTATTTTAAAAACGATTACTATACACATGTCACTCACCGGGACATTGAAAAGAGAAGCAGAAAATAG
- a CDS encoding aminoglycoside phosphotransferase family protein gives MLNRVIQQFGLKVLSMNEVEDSHSSTVYKCILSNGDKVFLKIPFTKLKYQRELEAYEILKGSDSIPEMMDYWTGDEDCPGAFLLSELKGKPLTSNATPTIAFQVGVLQAEMHSIRPLSEQMLTCIKNEFPNWSHFVEQKFYSFAEDVRDILDEQLYKKAIEKFEKMKQKLPSPDGPSFVHMDFRPANIIVDNDKVSGIIDFESVRFGSTEVDFTKLYRDFLSYDVSLYNAYQEGYNSIRPLIDLENVLPFYRFTDAFNSIGWSKRRGIEKNALFLEENLSRLKKWLL, from the coding sequence ATGTTAAATCGTGTCATTCAACAATTTGGATTGAAGGTACTATCAATGAATGAGGTTGAAGATTCTCATAGTTCAACAGTTTATAAATGTATTTTGTCTAATGGTGATAAAGTTTTTTTGAAAATTCCTTTTACAAAATTGAAGTATCAGCGAGAATTAGAAGCCTATGAAATTTTAAAAGGAAGTGACTCTATTCCTGAAATGATGGATTATTGGACAGGTGATGAGGATTGTCCAGGTGCTTTTTTATTATCTGAATTAAAAGGGAAACCGTTAACATCTAATGCTACACCAACAATAGCGTTCCAAGTTGGGGTCCTTCAGGCTGAAATGCATTCTATTCGTCCTCTTTCTGAGCAAATGTTAACTTGTATAAAAAATGAATTTCCGAACTGGTCTCATTTTGTTGAACAGAAATTTTATAGTTTTGCTGAAGATGTAAGGGATATTTTGGATGAACAATTATACAAAAAAGCCATTGAAAAATTTGAAAAGATGAAACAAAAACTTCCGTCTCCAGATGGACCAAGCTTTGTACATATGGATTTTCGTCCAGCAAATATAATTGTTGATAATGATAAAGTTTCAGGAATAATAGATTTTGAAAGCGTAAGATTTGGTTCAACAGAAGTCGATTTTACCAAACTGTATCGTGATTTTTTAAGTTATGATGTTAGCTTGTATAATGCATACCAAGAAGGCTATAACAGTATCAGGCCATTAATTGACCTGGAGAATGTGTTACCTTTTTATCGATTTACAGATGCATTCAATAGTATTGGATGGTCTAAACGCCGAGGAATTGAAAAAAATGCTTTGTTTTTAGAAGAAAATTTGTCAAGATTGAAAAAATGGTTACTATAA
- the whiA gene encoding DNA-binding protein WhiA, whose product MSFASETKKELTNLDVKDCCSKAELSALIRMNGSLSFSNRKLIIDIQTENAAIARRIYTLLKKKYDVTVELLVRKKMRLKKNNVYIVRLVERAKTILEDLKILGEQFVFERNISEELVKKRCCKRSYMRGAFLAGGSVNNPETSSYHLEIFSLYKEHNDALCELMNQFHLNSKTLERKKGYITYMKEAEKITEFLSVVGAHNSLLRFEDVRIVRDMRNSVNRLVNCETANLNKTIGASLRQVENIQFIDEKIGLDALPDKLREIAKLRVDYQEVTLKELGEMVESGKISKSGINHRLRKLDQIAEQLRNGQAVTLK is encoded by the coding sequence ATGTCATTTGCATCCGAAACAAAAAAAGAGCTGACTAATCTGGACGTGAAGGACTGCTGCTCAAAAGCAGAGCTTTCTGCCCTCATCCGTATGAACGGTTCATTATCTTTCTCTAATCGAAAATTGATTATAGATATACAGACAGAGAACGCAGCCATTGCAAGACGCATTTATACGCTGCTTAAAAAGAAATATGACGTGACAGTCGAGCTGCTCGTCCGTAAGAAAATGAGATTAAAAAAGAATAATGTGTATATTGTCAGACTGGTAGAACGAGCGAAAACCATTTTAGAGGATTTGAAAATATTAGGTGAACAATTTGTATTTGAGCGCAATATTTCAGAAGAACTTGTGAAGAAAAGATGCTGCAAGCGCTCCTATATGAGAGGTGCTTTTTTAGCAGGCGGTTCTGTGAATAATCCAGAAACGTCTTCCTATCACCTTGAGATTTTTTCGCTATACAAAGAACATAATGATGCCCTTTGTGAGCTGATGAATCAATTTCATCTCAACAGTAAAACACTTGAGCGCAAAAAAGGGTATATTACGTACATGAAAGAAGCTGAAAAAATTACGGAATTTCTAAGTGTTGTGGGCGCCCATAACTCATTGCTTCGCTTTGAAGACGTGCGAATCGTCCGTGATATGAGGAATTCCGTGAACCGGCTCGTCAATTGTGAAACAGCAAACTTGAATAAAACGATCGGTGCCTCACTGCGTCAGGTCGAAAACATTCAATTCATTGATGAAAAAATTGGACTGGATGCTCTGCCGGATAAACTGCGTGAAATTGCGAAACTGCGAGTCGACTATCAAGAAGTCACGCTGAAGGAACTTGGCGAAATGGTGGAAAGCGGCAAGATCAGCAAATCAGGCATTAACCACCGCTTAAGAAAGCTAGATCAAATTGCAGAACAATTACGAAACGGACAAGCTGTTACACTTAAATAG
- a CDS encoding MazG nucleotide pyrophosphohydrolase domain-containing protein — translation MQTTEIEKWIKEFYEMRNWTKYGPFIRLGFLMEETGELARAVRAVEIGRDRPDEKIQETLELKKDLIEEMGDVLANLLVLADLYDVTLEEVFASHQQKLTKRFSTEIEQAKST, via the coding sequence ATGCAAACAACTGAGATAGAGAAGTGGATTAAAGAGTTTTACGAAATGAGAAATTGGACAAAATACGGGCCGTTTATTCGGTTAGGCTTCCTTATGGAAGAAACGGGAGAACTCGCTCGTGCCGTTAGAGCCGTAGAAATTGGGCGTGATCGGCCTGATGAAAAAATACAAGAGACACTAGAGTTAAAGAAAGACCTTATCGAAGAAATGGGTGATGTATTAGCGAATCTACTCGTTTTAGCTGATCTTTATGATGTGACACTAGAAGAGGTTTTCGCCTCTCATCAACAGAAACTCACAAAACGTTTTTCTACTGAAATAGAACAGGCAAAAAGCACGTGA
- the clpP gene encoding ATP-dependent Clp endopeptidase proteolytic subunit ClpP, whose amino-acid sequence MNLIPTVIEQTNRGERAYDIYSRLLKDRIIMLGSAIDDNVANSIVSQLLFLEAEDPEKDISIYINSPGGSITAGMAIYDTMQFIKPKVSTICIGMAASMGAFLLAAGEKGKRYALPNSEVMIHQPLGGAQGQATEIEIAAKRILSLRDKLNQVLAERTGQPIEVIERDTDRDNFKTAEEALQYGLIDKVLTRNSEEQK is encoded by the coding sequence ATGAATTTAATACCTACAGTCATTGAACAAACAAATCGTGGGGAAAGAGCTTACGACATTTATTCTCGTCTTTTAAAAGACCGTATTATCATGCTTGGTTCTGCGATCGATGACAATGTTGCCAACTCCATCGTGTCACAGCTTCTTTTCTTGGAAGCCGAAGATCCAGAGAAAGATATCTCTATCTACATTAACAGCCCTGGCGGTTCTATCACAGCTGGTATGGCCATTTACGATACGATGCAATTTATTAAACCAAAGGTATCAACTATTTGTATTGGTATGGCTGCATCAATGGGTGCGTTCCTGCTTGCTGCTGGTGAAAAAGGTAAGCGTTATGCCCTTCCAAACAGTGAAGTGATGATTCATCAACCATTAGGCGGAGCCCAAGGTCAAGCGACAGAAATTGAAATTGCGGCTAAACGAATCCTTTCTTTACGCGATAAACTGAACCAAGTACTTGCTGAACGTACTGGTCAGCCAATTGAAGTGATTGAGCGCGATACAGATCGTGACAACTTCAAAACAGCGGAAGAAGCTCTTCAATACGGACTCATTGACAAAGTCTTGACCCGTAATTCAGAAGAACAAAAATAA
- a CDS encoding macrolide family glycosyltransferase, whose translation MAKILLITFPAEGHVNPMLGIIKALTDRGDEVHAVTTEHYQERIKRLGAHVHIHPDYIRTLSVEEDDLDSMQPFFHAMLQTSLDILEVVETLSQQHSFDLVYFDMFGAGELVRDYLQIPGIGSNPSFVLQEAHFDTPLYRKDEKAAHLLEEINERFGVQPKRLMQFMKNRGELNMVYTSEYFQPSVDALNDSFVFIGPSFLKRADQHPFPLEVLEQEKVVFISMGTVLGDTEAFFNLCIDAFADFDGKVVIATGEKIDRSLLKEAPTHFLIEPYVPQLEVLELTDVFVTHGGMNSVNEGIHYHVPMVVIPVDKDQPMVAQRLTELSAARTLDKDQLTTKQLRDAVETVLESDTYRAGIEKIEESFQTAGGTEKALRVIDQFMQAKQAQS comes from the coding sequence GTGGCGAAGATTTTATTGATTACGTTTCCAGCTGAAGGACATGTGAACCCCATGTTAGGGATCATAAAAGCATTGACGGATCGAGGTGATGAAGTTCATGCGGTCACAACTGAACATTATCAGGAACGAATCAAACGCTTAGGCGCTCACGTACATATACATCCAGACTATATTCGCACATTAAGTGTGGAAGAAGACGATTTAGATTCCATGCAGCCATTCTTTCATGCAATGCTGCAAACGTCATTAGATATTTTAGAGGTGGTGGAAACACTTTCTCAGCAGCATTCATTTGATTTGGTCTATTTCGATATGTTTGGGGCAGGCGAGCTTGTTCGAGATTACTTACAGATTCCAGGGATCGGTTCGAACCCTTCTTTTGTGCTGCAAGAGGCGCATTTTGATACACCTCTATATAGAAAGGATGAGAAGGCCGCTCATCTGTTAGAAGAAATAAATGAACGTTTTGGGGTACAGCCGAAGCGTTTGATGCAATTCATGAAAAACCGCGGAGAACTGAATATGGTGTATACAAGCGAATATTTTCAGCCGTCTGTCGATGCATTAAACGATTCGTTTGTCTTCATTGGGCCGAGCTTTCTAAAACGAGCAGATCAGCACCCATTCCCGCTGGAAGTACTTGAGCAAGAAAAAGTCGTCTTTATTTCGATGGGTACAGTTCTTGGGGATACAGAAGCATTTTTTAATCTGTGTATTGATGCTTTTGCAGACTTTGATGGAAAAGTGGTCATCGCAACAGGAGAAAAAATTGATAGGTCTCTCTTAAAAGAGGCGCCGACTCATTTTCTGATCGAGCCTTATGTACCGCAGCTTGAAGTGCTCGAACTAACAGATGTGTTTGTGACACACGGCGGAATGAACAGTGTCAATGAAGGCATTCATTATCACGTTCCGATGGTGGTCATTCCGGTCGACAAAGATCAGCCGATGGTGGCACAAAGGCTGACGGAATTATCCGCTGCTCGGACGCTTGATAAAGACCAGCTGACGACAAAGCAGCTAAGAGATGCCGTGGAGACTGTTCTGGAAAGTGACACGTACCGTGCCGGGATTGAAAAAATTGAAGAAAGCTTCCAAACAGCAGGTGGAACAGAAAAAGCATTACGTGTGATCGATCAATTTATGCAGGCGAAACAGGCCCAATCATGA
- a CDS encoding arylamine N-acetyltransferase family protein produces the protein MIQSAFLQKIGYEGQSITFDHLPALLKKMAYTFPFENRSVLNKQSYDLNQEGLKQHLLEGKRGGLCYDLNPLLYYVLKQAGLAVQLVQGTVYNKEADTWAIDGTHVAIVLKHHNKRFLIDAGFGVNLPLQPVPFTGEWVEAPSIRFRVKAEETEKGTHLLQLDRGEGAETGYAYTLKEVNEHTLVQMRQEIYENEASPFNKRPLASKLTPSGRVVVTEDHVTTHEHEEVSKKPLPQPFEDYVKTLIP, from the coding sequence ATGATTCAATCAGCCTTTTTACAGAAGATCGGATACGAAGGTCAGTCCATCACCTTTGATCACTTGCCTGCTTTATTAAAAAAGATGGCGTATACTTTTCCATTCGAAAACAGATCTGTGCTGAATAAACAATCCTATGACTTGAATCAAGAAGGGTTGAAGCAGCATCTTCTTGAAGGAAAGAGAGGGGGTCTTTGTTATGACCTCAATCCTCTCTTATATTATGTGTTAAAACAGGCAGGACTCGCTGTACAGCTCGTTCAAGGGACAGTGTATAACAAGGAAGCGGACACGTGGGCAATTGATGGAACGCACGTAGCCATAGTCCTGAAACATCACAACAAACGCTTTCTCATTGATGCAGGCTTCGGAGTCAATTTACCTCTTCAGCCTGTACCCTTTACAGGTGAATGGGTAGAAGCACCGTCTATTCGTTTTCGCGTCAAAGCAGAGGAAACCGAAAAAGGGACACACCTGCTCCAATTAGACAGAGGAGAAGGTGCTGAAACAGGCTATGCTTATACATTAAAAGAAGTCAACGAGCACACTCTGGTCCAAATGAGGCAGGAGATTTATGAAAATGAAGCATCCCCATTTAACAAAAGACCGCTTGCTTCAAAGCTGACGCCGTCAGGGCGTGTTGTCGTCACGGAGGATCATGTCACCACACATGAACATGAAGAAGTATCGAAAAAGCCGCTCCCACAGCCTTTTGAGGACTACGTGAAAACTCTTATACCGTGA